In Carya illinoinensis cultivar Pawnee chromosome 9, C.illinoinensisPawnee_v1, whole genome shotgun sequence, the following are encoded in one genomic region:
- the LOC122276866 gene encoding protein FAR1-RELATED SEQUENCE 5-like, with translation MGEEEDRMAPRPSTSTSQPVYTHQNEFGSPNLDHVTGQADDRIFNKMPTYTQYQSSSNLEDLRQETPLASITPNSDEFAENVGSCHDADEMFFDINEDLEGTTVVPDDEVQVEPPRSGLEFDSEKELVAYYKQYAKQEGFGVRTQRTKRDDDGKPVYLIIGCARSGKYHPKPNSNMSKPRATTKTGCKVKVNAALNKNGKWVITTTENSHNHITVSPKKSRLLQSHKHLDQYSQRILELNDRAGIRMNKNFYSLVIDAGGYENLAFQEQDCRNYIDKARYLRLGKGGSDALNEYFKRMRDQNDGFVSNMDVDDEGRLRNVFWADARSRAAYEYFGDVVSFDTTYLTNRYGMPFPPFVGVNHHGQSILFGAGLLSSEDTHSFVWLFRMWLDCMKGRAPKSIITDQDRAMKNAIDIVFPETRHRYCLWHIMRKLPEKLGSHAKFNLGLKTDIHSALYDSQTTTDFEESWGQLLEKYDLLGNNWLQSLYEERSFWVPVFLKSVFWAGMSTTQRSESINAFFDGYVHAGTTLKEFVDQFDNALRKKVEVETTADFNSTNQTIPCVSPFNSEKQFQKVYTNAKFKEVQREFMGLMCCNCWLVSTQGCILTFDVLDEISFDEQIKRVHYSVYYNEDECEVKCTCGLFEMRGIICRHALRVCQLKNINVLPKIYFLDRWRKDLKRHYTLIRSSYDDVRGRSETRNYELMIQRCSKLAAKISSNNDKVHAFLHYVDEFDKSCEGFTCQSTIQSKMVNPTVILDKGKKILSPNVVRGKGRPPNKRKVPPVEKLATKRKKQLLGVFVKWVLMWMREELMLTAKDGVLDITRHVFMT, from the exons ATGGGGGAAGAGGAAGATAGAATGGCACCCAGGCCTTCAACGTCGACTTCACAGCCAGTTTACACGCATCAAAATGAATTTGGAAGTCCAAACTTAGACCATGTGACTGGGCAGGCTGATGATagaatttttaataaa ATGCCCACTTATACTCAGTACCAGTCCTCGAGTAATCTGGAGGACTTGAGGCAAGAAACGCCCCTCGCGTCAATTACACCTAATAGTGATGAATTTGCAGAAAATGTTGGAAGTTGTCATGATGCTGATG AAATGTTCTTTGACATAAATGAAGATTTGGAGGGTACCACTGTTGTCCCGGATGATGAGGTACAAGTTGAACCACCAAGATCTGGGTTGGAGTTTGACAGTGAGAAAGAGCTTGTGGCGTACTATAAGCAGTACGCCAAGCAAGAGGGTTTTGGTGTAAGGACACAGAGGACCAAAAGAGATGATGATGGAAAGCCGGTGTATCTGATCATTGGTTGTGCCCGTAGTGGAAAGTACCATCCTAAGCCAAACAGTAATATGTCGAAGCCACGGGCAACCACTAAAACGGGTTGTAAGGTCAAGGTAAATGCAGCGCTGAACAAAAATGGGAAATGGGTGATCACCACTACTGAGAATTCTCACAACCATATTACTGTGAGCCCCAAGAAAAGTAGACTATTGCAATCTCACAAACACCTAGATCAATACAGTCAAAGGATCTTGGAGCTGAATGATAGAGCCGGAATACGAATGAATAAGAACTTTTATTCTCTTGTTATTGACGCGGGGGGTTATGAGAATCTAGCTTTTCAAGAACAAGATTGTAGGAATTACATTGACAAAGCTAGATATTTAAGGTTGGGCAAAGGAGGTAGTGATGCACTTAATGAGTATTTCAAGAGAATGAGAGATCAGAATGATGGATTCGTTTCTAATATGGACGTGGATGATGAGGGAAGGCTACGGAATgtgttttgggctgatgcacgtAGTCGAGCCGCCTATGAGTATTTTGGAGACGTTGTATCATTTGATACAACGTACCTAACAAATAGGTACGGTATGCCTTTTCCTCCATTCGTGGGAGTTAACCATCATGGGCAGTCCATATTATTTGGGGCGGGATTGCTATCAAGCGAGGACACACAtagttttgtttggttgttccGGATGTGGTTGGATTGCATGAAGGGTAGGGCGCCGAAGTCTATCATAACCGACCAAGATAGAGCAATGAAGAATGCGATTGATATTGTATTCCCTGAAACTCGCCATAGATATTGTTTATGGCATATCATGCGTAAACTTCCTGAGAAGTTAGGATCGCACGCCAAATTCAACCTTGGGTTGAAGACTGATATCCATTCGGCATTATATGATTCACAGACCACCACAGATTTTGAGGAGAGTTGGGGTCAACTACTTGAAAAGTATGATCTACTCGGCAACAATTGGCTTCAGTCCTTATATGAGGAAAGGTCCTTTTGGGTTCCTGTTTTCCTAAAGAGTGTATTTTGGGCTGGTATGAGCACAACGCAAAGGTCTGAAAGtataaatgcattttttgatgGGTATGTCCATGCTGGGACGACATTGAAGGAATTTGTTGATCAATTCGATAATGCTCTTAGAAAGAAAGTGGAGGTCGAGACAACGGCTGATTTCAATTCTACCAACCAAACTATCCCCTGCGTCTCCCCTTTCAACAGTGAGAAGCAGTTTCAAAAAGTCTATACAAATGCAAAGTTTAAGGAGGTCCAAAGAGAGTTTATGGGCCTAATGTGTTGTAACTGTTGGTTGGTAAGCACACAGGGGTGCATTTTAACATTTGATGTGTTGGATGAAATATCATTTGATGAGCAAATCAAAAGAGTTCATTACTCAGTTTACTATAACGAAGATGAGTGTGAGGTAAAATGCACTTGTGGTTTGTTTGAGATGAGGGGGATTATTTGTAGGCATGCACTTAGAGTTTGtcagttgaaaaatattaatgtgcTGCCGAAAATATATTTCCTAGATCGATGGAGAAAGGACTTAAAGAGGCATTACACATTAATCAGAAGTAGTTATGATGACGTGCGGGGAAGATCAGAGACGCGTAATTACGAGCTTATGATCCAAAGATGTTCGAAATTAGCCGCCAAAATTTCCTCAAACAATGACAAAGTCCATGCATTCCTGCACTATGTTGATGAGTTTGATAAATCATGTGAAGGTTTCACATGTCAGTCGACTATCCAATCAAAGATGGTCAACCCAACGGTGATCTTGGATAAGGGTAAAAAGATTTTAAGCCCTAATGTCGTTCGAGGGAAAGGGAGACCTCCAAATAAGAGGAAGGTCCCACCTGTGGAGAAATTGGCAACAAAGCGAAAAAAGCAG CTGTTGGGAGTTTTTGTGAAAT
- the LOC122277326 gene encoding cyclic phosphodiesterase-like, whose amino-acid sequence MAIPVSATDPQTHQVEEKHVYSVWAVPPDDVAARLKKLMEDLRSEFGGPQFEPHITVVGAISLTPDDALSKFRTACDGLKAYTATVDRVATGTFFYQCVYVLIHPTTQVVETSAHCSGHFGYKSSTPYMPHLSLLYGDLTDDEKSRAQEKASILDESISSLSFPVSRLALYKTDTEDKTLKSWEKIAENSLSPN is encoded by the exons ATGGCAATCCCAGTGAGTGCTACGGACCCCCAAACCCACCAAGTGGAGGAGAAGCATGTCTACTCGGTGTGGGCGGTGCCGCCGGACGACGTTGCAGCCAGGCTCAAGAAGCTGATGGAGGACCTCCGGTCCGAGTTCGGTGGGCCACAGTTCGAGCCCCACATCACCGTCGTCGGAGCCATCAGTTTGACGCCGGACGATGCGCTTAGCAAGTTCAGGACAGCGTGCGATGGCCTCAAGGCCTACACTGCCACCGTTGATCGTGTGGCCACGGGGACCTTCTTCTATCAGTGTGTATAcgtcctcattcatccaacgaCTCAG gTGGTGGAAACTAGCGCGCACTGCTCTGGCCATTTTGGATACAAGAGCTCTACTC CTTACATGCCACATCTGAGCCTCCTCTATGGGGATCTGACCGATGATGAGAAGAGCAGAGCTCAAGAAAAAGCCAGCATTCTTGATGAAAGCATTAGCAGCCTGAGCTTCCCAGTAAGTCGCCTTGCATTATACAAAACAGACACCGAAGACAAAACTCTCAAATCCTGGGAGAAAATTGCCGAAAACAGCCTTAGCCCAAATTAG
- the LOC122276599 gene encoding integrin-linked protein kinase 1, translating into MEPSKPLVRFTMGKQSSLAPDRHTDDEGSVTENDEVAEGIDPGVRLMYLANGGDLEGIRELLDSGVDVNFKDIDGRSALHVAACQGFTDVAALLLDRGVEIDPKDRWGSTPLADAICYKNHDVIKLLEKCGAKPLMAPMHVGHAREVPEYEINTNELDFTNSVEITKGTFRIASWRGIQVAVKKLGEEVITDEDKVRAFRDELALLQKIRHPNVVQFLGAVTQTSPMMIVTEYLPKGDLCEFLRKKGALKPTTAVRFALDIARGMNYLHENKPEPIIHRDLEPSNILRDDSGHLKVADFGVSKLQTVKEDKPLTCQETSCRYVAPEVFRTEEYDTKVDVFSFALILQEMIEGYPPFSAKLENDVPKVYAAKERPPFRAPAKLYAHGLKELIEDCWSEKPAKRPTFRQIITRLESIHNSLGHRRRWKVRPLRCFQNLEAMLKRDNSLSSSSSRSNASSR; encoded by the exons ATGGAACCATCCAAACCACTGGTGAGGTTTACAATGGGAAAGCAGTCGTCGCTGGCGCCGGACCGGCACACGGACGACGAGGGGTCAGTTACCGAGAATGACGAAGTTGCGGAGGGGATCGATCCGGGGGTCCGGTTGATGTACCTGGCCAATGGAGGCGACCTGGAAGGGATCCGCGAGCTCCTCGACTCCGGCGTTGACGTCAATTTCAAGGACATCGACGGTCGGAGCGCTCTTCATGTCGCGGCCTGCCAGGGCTTCACTGACGTCGCCGCGCTCTTGCTTGACCGTGGCGTAGAGATTGACCCGAAAGACCGCTGGGGGAGCACG cctctaGCTGATGCTATATGTTACAAGAACCACGACGTGATAAAGCTTCTGGAGAAATGTGGTGCGAAGCCTCTG ATGGCCCCAATGCACGTTGGACATGCCCGTGAAGTCCCGGAGTATGAAATCAATACTAATGAGCTTGATTTTACGAACAGTGTGGAAATAACCAAG GGAACCTTCCGTATAGCATCGTGGCGTGGGATACAAGTCGCTGTAAAAAAGCTTGGGGAGGAAGTTATTACTGACGAGGATAAAGT GAGGGCATTCAGGGATGAGCTTGCATTACTCCAAAAGATTCGGCATCCGAATGTAGTCCAATTCCTGGGTGCTGTGACTCAAACTAGTCCAATGATGATTGTGACAGAATATCTGCCCAAG GGAGATCTTTGTGAATTCCTAAGAAAAAAAGGTGCTCTAAAGCCCACAACAGCTGTGAGATTTGCTCTTGATATCGCAAG GGGAATGAATTATTTGCATGAGAATAAGCCAGAACCAATAATTCACCGTGATCTTGAGCCTTC AAATATATTGCGGGATGATTCTGGGCACCTCAAAGTTGCGGACTTTGGAGTTAGCAAGTTGCAGACAGTGAAAGAAGATAAGCCTCTTACTTGTCAAGAAACTTCTT GCCGATATGTGGCTCCGGAAGTTTTCAGAACTGAAGAATATGATACAAAAGTTGATGTGTTCTCATTTGCTTTAATTCTACAAGAG ATGATTGAAGGCTACCCACCATTTTCGGCAAAGCTAGAAAATGATGTTCCCAAAGTATATGCTGCAAAAGAGCGCCCACCTTTTAGAGCTCCAGCAAAGCTCTATGCACATGGACTTAAAGA GTTGATTGAGGATTGCTGGAGTGAGAAGCCAGCTAAAAGACCAACATTTCGGCAAATAATAACAAGGCTGGAGTCCATTCACAATAGTCTTGGACATAGAAGGCGTTggaag GTTAGACCTTTGAGATGCTTTCAGAATCTGGAAGCCATGTTGAAGAGAGATAATTCTCTAAGCAGCAGTTCGTCTCGTTCTAATGCCAGCAGCCGATGA